Proteins from a genomic interval of Acidobacteriota bacterium:
- a CDS encoding helix-turn-helix domain-containing protein has translation MSQVSARLERWIAAKDPPRLVIPSLADLAVHRGGHLWWHRGRVVPQRDAVGAIGGLLEALLRQGPGGRAPAGLLYVVARATDPRHLAPFVSLQDLRGAVARHAPEHASFAIDALLAEYLMATSGCKPLGDESTTSDVRRLRRAGGVTLPRISEDTGIPLSLLRELEWGVFANWDPSYASGSLEAYAGRAGLDAAKVAAIVRRERAAEQVSLVRVERASPPVPLRGPRGHGVAPFALAATLLAAVVVTAPADRHAKPSAFAGPPPPPAPVSLRPVPTTPVSDDPVRSVVAPASNIATTPTTPPVRPRSRTAPRRPSNRAAGATTRGPAHTVQPPRHAFTRFAHALAGDGRHKVEPFPKVQR, from the coding sequence GTGTCGCAGGTTTCAGCTCGGCTCGAGCGTTGGATCGCGGCAAAGGATCCTCCACGCCTCGTCATTCCGTCCCTGGCCGACCTCGCCGTGCATCGCGGCGGACATCTCTGGTGGCATCGCGGGCGCGTGGTGCCGCAGCGGGACGCGGTTGGCGCCATCGGGGGGCTGCTTGAGGCGCTGCTGCGGCAAGGGCCGGGTGGTCGTGCGCCGGCAGGGCTGCTTTACGTGGTCGCGCGCGCGACCGATCCGCGCCACTTGGCGCCCTTCGTGTCGCTTCAGGATCTTCGCGGCGCCGTCGCCCGGCACGCCCCGGAGCACGCCTCTTTCGCGATAGACGCGCTGCTGGCTGAGTACTTGATGGCGACGTCGGGCTGCAAACCACTCGGCGATGAGTCAACCACTTCCGACGTCCGGCGGCTGCGCCGCGCCGGTGGAGTGACCCTTCCGCGGATTTCAGAGGACACCGGCATTCCCCTCTCGCTCCTGCGCGAGCTGGAGTGGGGTGTGTTCGCCAACTGGGATCCGTCCTACGCGTCTGGAAGCCTGGAAGCGTACGCCGGGCGCGCCGGCCTGGACGCCGCCAAGGTCGCCGCGATTGTCCGTCGCGAGCGGGCCGCCGAGCAGGTCAGCCTGGTCCGTGTCGAACGAGCATCGCCACCGGTACCCCTGCGTGGGCCAAGGGGGCACGGCGTCGCGCCCTTCGCGCTCGCGGCGACCCTGCTCGCGGCCGTTGTCGTGACAGCGCCCGCCGATCGCCATGCGAAACCGTCTGCCTTCGCCGGGCCACCGCCTCCTCCCGCTCCGGTCTCGCTCCGGCCTGTGCCCACGACGCCGGTCAGCGACGACCCTGTGCGATCGGTCGTTGCGCCCGCATCCAACATCGCTACCACGCCCACTACACCGCCCGTGCGACCGCGATCGCGCACGGCGCCGAGGCGGCCATCGAACAGGGCGGCCGGCGCCACCACCCGTGGGCCTGCGCACACGGTACAGCCCCCGCGCCACGCGTTCACCCGCTTCGCCCACGCGCTTGCCGGAGACGGCCGGCATAAGGTCGAGCCGTTCCCGAAGGTGCAGCGTTAG
- the rsgA gene encoding ribosome small subunit-dependent GTPase A, which yields MGTPPSGHERGPLVPYGWDPGWESLFAPLGEQGLAPARVILEHTHIYTLMTERGEALARVSGRFRHRARERQEFPAVGDWVAYRWEEDGRRARIHGVLPRRSRFSRKTAGLTTDEQIVAANIDTVFIVMGCDDDFNPRRLERYLVLSSESGAEPVVLLNKADKVPDAPEKQRETERLAARGAPVHLTSARTGQGLDALESFLVAGRTIALLGSSGVGKSTIINRLVGREMLRTAEVRESDSRGRHTTRHRQLVLLPGGAMVIDTPGMRELQLWDASEGVSETFEDIEALAPACRFRDCRHRAEPGCAVRAAVERGELPAGRLAHYLKLQEERREFEKKVKGKRQKRD from the coding sequence TCCTCCGTCAGGCCACGAGCGCGGCCCGCTCGTGCCGTACGGCTGGGACCCCGGGTGGGAATCACTCTTTGCGCCCCTAGGCGAGCAGGGGCTCGCACCCGCACGCGTCATCCTCGAGCATACCCACATCTACACGCTGATGACGGAGCGCGGCGAGGCGCTCGCGCGCGTCTCGGGCCGCTTCCGCCACCGCGCGCGTGAGAGACAGGAGTTTCCGGCGGTCGGCGATTGGGTCGCGTACCGGTGGGAGGAAGACGGCCGACGGGCACGGATCCACGGCGTGCTGCCGCGAAGGAGCCGTTTCTCGCGAAAAACCGCTGGACTCACGACCGACGAACAGATCGTCGCCGCCAACATCGACACCGTCTTCATCGTCATGGGCTGCGACGACGACTTCAACCCGCGCCGGCTCGAACGCTACCTGGTGCTGTCGTCGGAGAGCGGCGCAGAGCCCGTGGTGCTGCTGAACAAGGCTGACAAAGTTCCTGACGCCCCGGAAAAGCAGCGGGAGACCGAACGGCTGGCGGCGCGCGGCGCGCCGGTGCACCTCACGAGCGCCAGGACGGGACAGGGTCTGGACGCACTCGAATCCTTCCTTGTGGCCGGCCGGACCATCGCGCTCCTCGGTTCGTCGGGAGTGGGGAAGTCCACGATCATCAACCGGCTGGTCGGCCGCGAGATGCTGAGGACGGCGGAAGTGCGCGAATCGGACAGCCGCGGCCGTCACACCACGCGGCATCGGCAGCTGGTGCTCCTGCCGGGCGGCGCGATGGTGATCGACACGCCAGGAATGCGCGAGCTGCAGCTCTGGGACGCATCGGAAGGTGTCAGCGAGACATTCGAGGACATCGAGGCGCTCGCGCCAGCATGCCGCTTCCGCGACTGTCGCCACCGCGCGGAGCCGGGTTGCGCCGTCAGGGCGGCGGTCGAGCGCGGCGAGCTGCCCGCCGGGCGATTGGCGCATTACCTGAAGTTGCAGGAGGAGAGGAGGGAGTTTGAGAAGAAGGTAAAAGGCAAAAGGCAGAAACGAGACTAA